The sequence below is a genomic window from Prosthecobacter dejongeii.
CATTGTCCGTGATGGTGCCGGGGCTGGGGCCACCATTGTCACTGGAGAAAATGAACAGCGTGTTGTCACTCAGCCCGGCCTCTTCCACCGCCGTAGCGATCTTTCCCACGGCCTCATCCATGCAGGCCAGCATGCCGGCGTAGATGGCGCGGTTCCCCTTCAGGTGGGCGTAGGGTTTCACATACTCCTCCGGCACCTGCCAGGGGCTGTGCACGGCATTGAAAGGCACGTAGAGAAAGAGCGGCTTGGCCTTATCCCCCTCGCGGATCACCCGCGCGGCTTCCTGGCCTAACAAATGAGTGGAGTAGCCCTGGTCATCGCTACGCTGGTCATTGCGATGCCAGTCGTAGCCGCCATCACGCTCCAGCTTGAAGTAATCAATGGCCCCATTGTAGTGACCGTACTGCTGGTCAAACCCACGGCGGGTGGGCAGGTAATCCCGCGTGATGGAACCTAGGTGCCACTTGCCCACGATGGCCGTCTGGTAGCCCGTCTCCTTCAGCGCCTGGGGGAGCACACGCTCCGTCAGCGGCAGCCCATAGTCCGCCCAGGGCCGCACCACACCCACCTGCAGGCCGTGGCGCATGGGGTAGCGCCCGGTCATCAGCGCCGCCCGCGTGGGGCTGCACACCGGCTGCACGTAAAATTGATCCAGCACCGCGCCCGCCTTCGCTAGCTTATCCAGGTGCGGCGTGGCGATGTCCTTCCCCCCCATGAACCCACAGTCCGCCCGCCCCAGATCATCGGCCAAAAGAAAGACAATGTTCGGCCGCGCAGCCTCCGCCGCGAGAGCGGGCAGGCCGAGTCCAAACAAAAACAGGGCGATCCAGCAGGAGGGCAGCTTCATAGCCCCGCAGAAACGCCGCCCCCCGACACAACTTTCCAAGGAATGTCACGACAGCCGATTCAGCAGTTGTCTTCTCAGGTGAACGTGATTTGATTTCATCCACCATGAACGCACCCCAGACACCTCCTCTCCGTGCCGGTTGGTATGCCAAAAAGTGCGAGAGCTTGGATAGCATGCGAACGGAAAATATCCGTTTCTGGCAGAATCAAGGCGGTGCCGCCATCCGGCAAGCAGCATGGGAATTGGTCATAGAGTCTTGGAAACAACAAAAGCGCAATCTCGATGAACTCCGATTTCAGCGATCTCCTTCGCCTCTTCGATCAGAATGAGGTGCGATACCTGATCGTAGGCGGCTATGCGGCGATGCTGTATTCCCAACCTCGCTTCACCAAAGATTTAGACATCTGGCTGGAACCGTCCGACGATAACGCAGCTCGAGTCGTGAAGGCTTTTCACCAGTTTGGAATGCCCTTGATTGACGTCACCCAAGCAGACTTCGCCAAGGAGAGCTTTCAATACATGGTCGGCAGAGCGCCCATCCTTTTTGATTTCCTCACCTCATTGCCCGGCCTCAGCTTCGCCTCTTGCTGGGCTGAACATACCGTGGATACCGACGAAGGCTTTGATATCCATTACCTCTCAAAGGATGCCTTGATCAAAGCCAAGACCCTTGCCGGACGCATCCAGGATCTGGCCGACCTCGACGAAATACGCCGAGCGGATGAGCGGCTCTGATGTGCCCACCTCTCCATTCGACAATCCCGCCGAACCGTTTATTCTCCGCGCTCCCTTTCCCACACATGAAAAAGAAAATCGTCCTCGCTTATTCCGGCGGCCTCGACACCTCCGTCCTGCTCTCCTGGATCAAAGAAACCTATGATGCCGAAGTCATCGCCTTCTGCGCCAACATCGGTCAGGACGACGAACTGAAAGGCCTGAACGCCAAAGCCAAAAAAACCGGCGCTCTGAAAATCTACGTGGACGACCTCCAGGAAGAGTTCGCCAAGGACTTCATCTTCCCCATGATGCAGGCAGGGGCCATCTATGAAGGCCAGTACTTCCTGGGCACCTCCATCGCCCGCCCCCTCATCGCCAAGCGCATGGTCGAGATCGCCAAGCTCGAAGGCGCCACCGCCATCGGCCACGGCGCCACCGGCAAGGGCAACGACCAGGTGCGTTTCGAGCTGACCACCGCCGCTCTCGCCCCCGACCTGGAAATCATCGCCCCCTGGCGTGACGAGCGTTTCCGCACCCAGTTCCCGGGCCGTGCCGAGATGATCGCCTACTGCGAAGAGAAAAAGATCCCCATCCAGGCCAGCGCGAAAAAGCCCTTCTCCATGGACCGCAACCTCCTGCACATCAGCTACGAGGCCGGCATCCTGGAAGACCCCTGGTTCAACGCGGGCGACGTGAAGTATCGCGACTACTTCACCACCCTCTCCGTCTTCCCGGAAGACGCCCCGGACAAGTCCGAGTACGTCGTGCTCGACTTTGACAAAGGCAACTGCGTGGCCGTGAACAGCAAGCCCATGAACCCCCTCCAGGTCATGAAAGCGCTGAACAAACTCGGCGGCAAACACGGCGTCGGCCGCGTGGACATGGTGGAAAACCGCTTCGTCGGCATGAAAAGCCGCGGTGTGTATGAGACCCCCGGCGGTGCCATCCTCCACTTCGCCCATCGCCAGATCGAGTCGCTCACCATGGACCGCGAAGTCATGCACCTGCGCGACAGCCTCATCCCCGAATACGCCAAGCTCGTGTACAACGGCTTCTGGTACGCCCCCGAGCGCCTCGCCCTCCAGGCACTCGTCACCGAGAGCCAAAAGAACGTCTCCGGCACCGTCCGCGTGAAGCTGTACAAAGGCGGCATCCACGCCGCCGGCCGCCAGAGCCCGTTCAGCATGTACAACCCCCACATCGCCACCATGGAAGCCGACCCCACCAAGGCCTACAACCAAGACGACGCCACCGGCTTCATCCGCCTCAACGGGCTGAGACTACGCGTGAACTCGCAGGTGAATGGCGCGGGGAATATTGGGGGTTAACTGAAGCGATCTCGTTAGTCTCTCACCTGCCCGGAAACCGCAAGGTTTCCGGGCTTTTTTGTTGGCGTAGTCAGGTCTGCCTGTGCCACAGATCCAACTCTTGCTGGCACCGAACTCAAAACGTCGTTGGGTTCCCTATTCTAAAAGTAGCTCTGCGAACAAATGACCTGCCAACCAAGACTGATTGAGGCAACTCACACTCACCCGTGCCATCTTTGAGCCTCGGAATACATCATGAAGAAAAATTTGGCCTATATCCTCGCAGGTATCCTTGTTCTTACCGTCAGCTACCTTGCGGCCTTTTTTATCCTCGGTTGGCTTGCGCCCCACCATCCGGCGATCAATCGCTTCTATTCCGACAAGTTTTATTCGCTGAGGTGCCTCCAGGAATCAAACTACCTTAACCGTTTAGAGCGGCATGATGGCATTTTGACTTTGGGCGCCTCGGGCAAACCTACAATCATGAAAGAAAAAGGAATGGGCATAGGATTTCTCGTTCCCGAATCACTCCAAGAAGAAATCGCTCAGATTCCTAGCGGCTCAGAAGTGGAGGCCTATCTGGGAAAACGTCTGGATCGCGAAAGCATCGGCTACTACCACAACGAGATACGGCGCATTCAAATCAAATGAGTCTCACGTCACCGATGGAGGCCATACTCATGCTCAATAGGTAGGCAAAGAGAATGCCTAGCTCACCGTTCCAACGAGGTTCCAAAAGCTAGCGAAAGGTTCTTATAACCAGATGAGCCTGGAACTCCCTAGAGACAATCCATCGCCTCCTCCCCAAGCCCAAAGGGCTTCCGCACTTGAGCGAAGGGTTCGCAGAACCCTGGTCATCCATGACCGCACACGTCAGGAGACGTTGAACCCTGAAAGGGTTCTGTCCCTCACCAAAGCCTCGCTCTCATTTGAAGTCGTTGATTAATAGCCCCGAGCTGCTCAAGCTAGGGCTACTTTGCTGAGCCCCCTATTCATCGCCCT
It includes:
- a CDS encoding arylsulfatase B, which translates into the protein MKLPSCWIALFLFGLGLPALAAEAARPNIVFLLADDLGRADCGFMGGKDIATPHLDKLAKAGAVLDQFYVQPVCSPTRAALMTGRYPMRHGLQVGVVRPWADYGLPLTERVLPQALKETGYQTAIVGKWHLGSITRDYLPTRRGFDQQYGHYNGAIDYFKLERDGGYDWHRNDQRSDDQGYSTHLLGQEAARVIREGDKAKPLFLYVPFNAVHSPWQVPEEYVKPYAHLKGNRAIYAGMLACMDEAVGKIATAVEEAGLSDNTLFIFSSDNGGPSPGTITDNGPLRAGKGTLYEGGTRVVAFATWKGKIPAGSVVKAPLHMVDWYPTLLKLAGASLEQKDPLDGRDAWPAITEGAASPHEAILYNTAPNNGAVRMGDWKLVLNGGTTDAEEAPKAAKKKKKKAAAPTGVELFNLAEDPNEKTNLAASQPEKVAELKAKLATFAAQALPPKGGPQPKNYVVPKVWGE
- a CDS encoding argininosuccinate synthase, with the translated sequence MKKKIVLAYSGGLDTSVLLSWIKETYDAEVIAFCANIGQDDELKGLNAKAKKTGALKIYVDDLQEEFAKDFIFPMMQAGAIYEGQYFLGTSIARPLIAKRMVEIAKLEGATAIGHGATGKGNDQVRFELTTAALAPDLEIIAPWRDERFRTQFPGRAEMIAYCEEKKIPIQASAKKPFSMDRNLLHISYEAGILEDPWFNAGDVKYRDYFTTLSVFPEDAPDKSEYVVLDFDKGNCVAVNSKPMNPLQVMKALNKLGGKHGVGRVDMVENRFVGMKSRGVYETPGGAILHFAHRQIESLTMDREVMHLRDSLIPEYAKLVYNGFWYAPERLALQALVTESQKNVSGTVRVKLYKGGIHAAGRQSPFSMYNPHIATMEADPTKAYNQDDATGFIRLNGLRLRVNSQVNGAGNIGG